In a genomic window of Ranitomeya imitator isolate aRanImi1 chromosome 5, aRanImi1.pri, whole genome shotgun sequence:
- the LOC138638553 gene encoding alpha-1,4-N-acetylglucosaminyltransferase-like, with protein MLKLLRIFTFLLFIATVSFFTRNTIKQKGMFIIDSLIHKGLTFYSSRTENTTSCNISQARDVLQQGNGILFVETTDRMDEPSLVLCSIESAARVYPDRPVVFFMKGLEDIVTGDDEEKAQKHYPTLSIYKNIYIFPLRLEKLFAETPFLAWYEKIDATREVYWTHVKSDACRFAMMWKYGGIYMDTDVISIRPIPEDNFLAAETFTTTSSSVFGLSPYHKLSWEFMENFVKNYRGEIWGHQGPGVFTRVVNNHCGVPKFTSVDHVKCANVSYFHPERFYPILYSSWRKYFEVWKQLPTFNNSYALHLWNFMNKERKYMVVGSNTLVEHLYKQYCPSTYEGVLRNTVS; from the exons ATGTTGAAACTACTAAgaatttttacttttttgctttttATAGCAACTGTCAGCTTTTTTACCAGAAATACCATCAAACAAAAAGGAATGTTTATCATAGACTCTTTAATTCACAAAGGTTTGACATTTTATTCTTCAAGAACTGAGAATACAACTAGCTGTAATATAAGTCAAGCAAGGGATGTTCTTCAGCAAGGAAATGGTATCTTATTTGTGGAAACCACAGACAGAATGGATGAGCCATCCTTGGTTTTGTGTTCTATTGAATCAGCAGCTCGAGTGTATCCGGACAGACCGGTGGTTTTCTTCATGAAAGGACTTGAAGACATAGTCACTGGAGATGATGAGGAGAAAGCTCAGAAACACTACCCAACCCTCTCTATTTATAAGAATATCtatattttcccattaaggttagaaaAATTATTTGCTGAGACACCATTCCTGGCTTGGTATGAGAAG ATTGACGCCACACGAGAAGTTTACTGGACTCATGTTAAATCAGATGCTTGCAGATTTGCCATGATGTGGAAGTATGGAGGCATCTACATGGATACTGACGTAATTTCCATTCGGCCCATTCCTGAAGACAATTTTCTAGCTGCAGAAACCTTCACAACTACCAGCAGTAGTGTTTTTGGTCTCTCTCCATATCATAAATTATCATGGGAGTTTATGGAAAACTTTGTAAAGAATTATAGAGGAGAAATATGGGGACACCAAGGACCTGGAGTTTTCACGCGTGTTGTGAACAATCATTGTGGTGTTCCAAAGTTTACGTCTGTAGATCATGTTAAATGTGCAAATGTCTCCTACTTTCATCCCGAACGTTTCTATCCCATTTTATATTCATCTTGGAGAAAGTACTTTGAAGTTTGGAAACAATTGCCAACTTTTAATAATTCATATGCTCTTCATCTCTGGAACTTTATGAATAAAGAAAGAAAATACATGGTGGTTGGAAGCAACACCTTGGTAGAACATCTCTATAAACAATATTGCCCTTCCACATATGAAGGAGTTTTAAGAAATACTGTCTCCTAG